One window from the genome of Thermus sediminis encodes:
- a CDS encoding aminopeptidase: MDALEKNLEKLAELAIRVGLNLEEGQEVVATAPIEAVDFVRLLAEKAYENGASLFTVLYGDNALARKRLALVPEEGLDKAPGWLYEGMAKAFREGAARLAVNGNDPKALEGFPPERVGRAQQAQSRAYKPALSAITESATNWSLVPFAHPGWARTVFPDLPEEEAVERLWQAIFQATRADQEDPVAAWEAHNRALHEKVAFLNERRFYALHFLGPGTDLTVGLAEGHLWQGGATPTQKGRLCNPNLPTEEVFTAPHRERVKGVVRSSRPLALSGQLVEGIWARFEGGVAVEVGAEKGEEVLKKLLETDEGARRLGEVALVPADNPIAKTGLIFFDTLFDENAASHIAFGQAYAENLEGRPSGEELKKRGGNESLVHVDWMIGSEEVDVDGLYEDGTRVPLMRKGVWVI; this comes from the coding sequence GTGGACGCCCTGGAGAAAAACCTGGAAAAGTTAGCGGAGCTGGCCATAAGGGTGGGCCTGAACCTGGAGGAGGGGCAGGAGGTGGTGGCCACCGCCCCCATTGAGGCGGTGGACTTTGTCCGCCTTCTGGCGGAGAAGGCCTATGAAAACGGGGCCAGCCTCTTCACCGTCCTCTACGGGGACAACGCCCTCGCTAGGAAGCGCCTGGCCCTGGTGCCGGAGGAGGGCCTGGACAAGGCCCCCGGCTGGCTTTACGAGGGGATGGCCAAGGCCTTCCGCGAAGGGGCAGCCCGGCTGGCGGTGAATGGGAACGACCCCAAGGCCCTGGAGGGCTTCCCCCCTGAGCGGGTGGGCCGGGCCCAGCAGGCCCAGAGCCGGGCCTACAAGCCGGCCCTCTCCGCCATCACCGAGTCCGCCACCAACTGGAGCCTCGTCCCCTTCGCCCACCCGGGCTGGGCCAGGACCGTCTTCCCCGACCTGCCGGAAGAGGAAGCGGTGGAGAGGCTCTGGCAGGCCATCTTCCAGGCCACGAGGGCGGACCAGGAAGACCCCGTCGCCGCCTGGGAGGCCCACAACCGGGCCCTGCACGAGAAGGTGGCCTTCCTGAACGAGAGGCGCTTTTACGCCCTCCACTTCCTAGGCCCCGGCACGGACCTTACCGTGGGCCTGGCCGAGGGACACCTGTGGCAGGGCGGGGCCACCCCCACCCAGAAGGGGCGGCTTTGCAACCCCAACCTGCCCACGGAGGAGGTCTTTACCGCCCCCCACCGGGAGCGGGTGAAGGGGGTAGTGCGCTCAAGCCGCCCCCTGGCCCTCTCCGGCCAGCTGGTGGAGGGGATCTGGGCCCGGTTTGAAGGGGGCGTGGCCGTGGAGGTGGGGGCCGAGAAGGGCGAAGAGGTCCTCAAGAAGCTCCTGGAAACCGACGAAGGGGCGAGGCGCCTGGGGGAGGTGGCCCTGGTGCCCGCGGACAACCCCATCGCCAAAACCGGCCTCATCTTCTTTGACACCCTTTTTGACGAGAACGCCGCCAGCCACATCGCCTTCGGCCAGGCCTACGCTGAAAACCTCGAGGGCCGCCCCAGCGGGGAGGAGCTCAAGAAGCGGGGAGGGAACGAGAGCCTCGTCCACGTGGACTGGATGATCGGCTCCGAAGAGGTGGACGTGGACGGCCTCTACGAGGATGGGACCCGGGTGCCCCTTATGCGCAAAGGGGTTTGGGTGATCTAG
- a CDS encoding PLP-dependent transferase, with product MEYETLAVHAGLPEDPHGALGLPIHAVAAYGFKTLEEGTERFATGEGYVYARQKDPTGKALEERLRALEGADYAVAFASGQAATFAALLALLRQGDEVVAAQGLFGQTIGLFGQVLGLMGVRVHYVDPEPDRVREALSASTRAIFVETMANPALLVPDLEGLAALAEERGVALIVDNTFGAAGALCQPLRWGAHGVVQSLTKWASGHGSVLGGAVLSRDTALWARYPQFLEKDPRGQVPWEALGGRCYPERVRTLGLSLLGMALSPFHAYLLFQGLETVALRVRRMSETAAFLAERLWGHPKVKDLRYPGLPEDPAHERARRYLAHFGPVLTLDLGSQEAASRFLRAIPLPKAANLGDARTLLVHPWTTTHSRLPEEGRLRAGVTPGLVRVSVGLEAPGDLLGMFLEALESM from the coding sequence GTGGAGTACGAGACCCTGGCGGTCCATGCCGGCCTCCCCGAGGACCCCCACGGGGCCCTGGGCCTTCCCATCCACGCCGTGGCCGCCTACGGCTTCAAGACCCTCGAGGAGGGGACGGAGCGCTTCGCCACTGGGGAGGGGTACGTCTACGCCCGGCAGAAGGACCCCACGGGGAAGGCCTTGGAGGAGCGCCTTCGGGCCTTGGAGGGGGCGGATTACGCCGTGGCCTTCGCCAGCGGCCAGGCGGCCACCTTCGCCGCCCTCCTCGCCCTCCTCCGCCAGGGGGACGAGGTGGTGGCGGCCCAGGGGCTCTTCGGCCAGACCATTGGGCTTTTCGGCCAGGTCCTGGGGCTTATGGGGGTGCGGGTCCATTACGTGGACCCCGAGCCCGACCGGGTGCGGGAGGCCCTAAGTGCCAGCACCCGGGCCATCTTCGTGGAGACCATGGCTAACCCCGCCCTCCTGGTCCCAGACCTCGAGGGCCTGGCCGCCCTAGCGGAGGAGAGGGGGGTCGCTTTGATCGTGGACAACACCTTCGGGGCCGCAGGGGCCCTCTGCCAGCCCCTCAGGTGGGGGGCCCATGGGGTGGTGCAAAGCCTCACCAAGTGGGCGAGCGGCCACGGCTCGGTCCTGGGCGGGGCCGTCCTTTCCCGGGACACGGCGCTCTGGGCCCGCTATCCCCAGTTCCTGGAGAAGGACCCTCGGGGCCAGGTGCCCTGGGAGGCTCTAGGGGGGCGGTGCTACCCGGAGAGGGTCCGCACCCTGGGGCTTTCCCTCCTCGGCATGGCCCTTTCCCCCTTCCACGCCTACCTCCTCTTCCAGGGCCTGGAAACCGTGGCCTTAAGGGTGCGGCGGATGAGCGAGACGGCGGCCTTTTTGGCGGAGCGGCTTTGGGGCCATCCCAAGGTGAAGGACCTCCGCTACCCGGGCCTCCCCGAGGACCCAGCCCACGAAAGGGCGAGGCGGTACCTGGCCCACTTCGGCCCCGTGCTGACCTTGGACCTGGGGAGCCAGGAGGCGGCGAGCCGCTTCCTCCGGGCCATCCCCCTGCCCAAGGCGGCCAACCTGGGGGATGCCCGCACCCTCCTTGTCCACCCCTGGACCACCACCCATAGCCGCCTCCCGGAGGAGGGGAGGCTCCGGGCGGGGGTCACCCCGGGCCTGGTGCGGGTTTCCGTGGGCCTCGAGGCTCCGGGGGACCTCCTTGGGATGTTCCTGGAGGCCTTAGAGTCTATGTAG
- a CDS encoding universal stress protein, with amino-acid sequence MFKTILLAYDGSDHAKRAAGMAKAEAQAHGARLVVVYAYEPVPDYLGEPFFEEALKRRLERAEKVLAEAIALTGVPKEDALLLEGRAAEAILQAAIGERVDLIVMGTRGLGAVGSLFLGSQSQKVVAEAPCPVLLVR; translated from the coding sequence ATGTTCAAGACCATCCTCTTGGCCTACGATGGCTCGGACCACGCCAAGCGGGCGGCGGGGATGGCCAAGGCCGAGGCCCAGGCCCACGGGGCGAGGCTTGTCGTGGTGTACGCCTACGAGCCCGTGCCCGACTACCTGGGGGAGCCCTTCTTTGAGGAGGCCCTGAAGAGGCGGCTGGAGAGGGCGGAGAAGGTGCTGGCCGAGGCCATCGCCCTCACCGGGGTTCCCAAGGAGGACGCCCTTCTCCTGGAGGGGCGGGCGGCGGAGGCCATCCTCCAGGCGGCCATAGGGGAGAGGGTGGACCTCATCGTCATGGGCACCCGGGGCCTGGGGGCGGTGGGGAGCCTCTTCCTGGGGAGCCAGAGCCAGAAGGTGGTGGCCGAGGCCCCCTGCCCCGTGCTTCTGGTGCGCTAG
- a CDS encoding ABC transporter ATP-binding protein: MLRVENLALGYGKVPVLEGVSLQVAEGEFVSLVGPSGSGKSTLLRAIADLLRPLSGEIRRGFPGGALGFLFQEDALLPWRTARENAALGLRVRGLPRGRALEEAEAWLDRLGLRGLGDRFPHELSGGQRKRVALAQVLALRPRLLLMDEPFASLDAILRTEITRDLLRLVEGEGISVLLVTHDLEEALALSDRVYLLAQGPRARIAQEYPVPFPRPRDPVGVRSDPRFGPLLRRLWQDLEEVALCAAS, translated from the coding sequence GTGCTTCGGGTTGAAAACCTGGCCCTGGGGTACGGCAAGGTTCCCGTCCTGGAGGGGGTGAGCCTCCAGGTGGCGGAAGGGGAGTTCGTGAGCCTGGTGGGGCCCTCGGGGAGCGGCAAGAGCACCCTCCTCCGGGCCATCGCCGACCTCCTCAGGCCCCTTTCCGGGGAGATCCGGCGGGGGTTTCCTGGGGGCGCCTTGGGCTTCCTCTTCCAGGAGGACGCCCTCCTCCCCTGGCGCACGGCCCGGGAGAACGCCGCCCTAGGCCTCAGGGTCCGGGGCCTGCCCAGGGGGAGGGCCCTGGAGGAGGCGGAGGCCTGGCTTGATCGCCTGGGGCTAAGGGGCCTTGGGGACCGCTTCCCCCACGAGCTCTCCGGGGGGCAGAGGAAGCGGGTGGCCCTGGCCCAGGTCCTGGCCCTGAGGCCCCGCCTCCTCCTCATGGACGAGCCCTTCGCCAGCCTGGACGCCATCCTGCGCACGGAGATTACCCGCGACCTCCTGCGGCTGGTGGAGGGGGAGGGGATCTCCGTCCTCCTGGTGACCCACGACCTCGAGGAGGCCCTGGCCCTCTCCGACCGGGTCTACCTCCTCGCCCAGGGGCCCAGGGCCCGGATCGCCCAGGAGTACCCCGTGCCCTTCCCCAGGCCCCGGGACCCGGTGGGCGTGCGGAGCGACCCCCGCTTCGGACCCCTGCTTCGGCGGCTTTGGCAGGACCTGGAGGAGGTGGCCCTATGCGCCGCATCCTAG
- a CDS encoding ABC transporter permease has protein sequence MRRILGVLSLLLLWEGFAAMGWANSLYAPPPHEVLLTLWGLLAGGEIWPHLQATFSAALLGLLWGLLLGGALGLLAAFSPLVADLLGPVMLLLNAIPRVILAPLFVIWLGIGLASKVALSLVLVALLIFFAVYGGVRNVDSRLVERVRTLGGGRLWLLREVYLPSLAAWVLSSLKVAVGFAFTGAVVGEFVAASQGLGYLLSFAQSTYNAELSLALIALIVLFVLLLFFLFDRLERHLLRWRPQAREQARG, from the coding sequence ATGCGCCGCATCCTAGGGGTCCTCAGCCTCCTCCTCCTCTGGGAGGGGTTTGCCGCCATGGGGTGGGCGAACTCCCTCTACGCCCCACCCCCCCATGAGGTCCTCCTCACCCTTTGGGGCCTCCTCGCAGGCGGGGAGATCTGGCCCCACCTCCAGGCCACCTTCAGCGCCGCCCTCCTGGGGCTCCTCTGGGGCCTCCTCCTGGGAGGGGCCCTGGGGCTCTTGGCCGCCTTCAGCCCCCTCGTCGCCGACCTCCTGGGGCCCGTCATGCTCCTGTTGAACGCCATTCCCCGGGTGATCCTCGCCCCCCTCTTCGTGATCTGGCTGGGCATCGGCCTGGCCTCCAAGGTGGCCCTGAGCCTGGTGCTGGTGGCCTTGCTCATCTTTTTCGCCGTCTATGGGGGGGTGCGGAACGTGGACTCGAGGCTTGTGGAAAGGGTCCGGACCCTGGGGGGTGGCAGGCTTTGGCTCCTAAGGGAGGTCTACCTCCCCTCCCTCGCCGCTTGGGTCCTCTCCTCCCTAAAGGTGGCCGTGGGCTTCGCCTTCACGGGAGCGGTGGTGGGGGAGTTCGTGGCCGCGAGCCAGGGCTTAGGCTACCTCCTCTCCTTCGCCCAAAGCACCTACAACGCCGAGCTCTCCCTGGCCCTCATCGCCCTCATCGTCCTCTTCGTCCTCCTCCTCTTCTTCCTCTTCGACCGCCTGGAGCGCCACCTCCTCCGCTGGCGGCCGCAGGCGAGGGAGCAAGCGCGGGGCTAG
- the hslO gene encoding Hsp33 family molecular chaperone HslO yields the protein MGRILRGLAGEGHLRVVAAETGDVVEEARLRHGLSPTATAALGRALTGALLLAQLLLKTPRERLTLRVEGTGPLGGLVAEADAFGNVRGYVKNPQAEVPLREDGKLNVGELVGAGFLRVDRSLAGGEIYTSTVPLVSGEIAEDLAHYLWQSEQIPSALLLGVRVRGEGEVEMAGGVAVQVVPGAPEAVVGRLEANLAGLPGLTPLLREKGLEGALAAIFQGLGYAPTDLRALGYPLNGIPAQFRCRCSREKALEALVFFTPEEREEMIVKDGGAEVVCHWCGEVYRFRPEEIRTLVAEVRCPDCGALWLYPRSDGTLFRVEGEVCRCGRRVEVPPEGRVEA from the coding sequence ATGGGACGGATCCTCAGGGGTTTGGCAGGAGAGGGACACCTTAGGGTGGTGGCGGCGGAGACGGGGGACGTGGTGGAGGAGGCCCGGCTTCGCCACGGGCTCTCCCCCACGGCCACCGCCGCCCTTGGCCGGGCCCTGACCGGGGCGCTTCTCCTGGCCCAGCTCCTCCTCAAAACCCCCAGGGAGCGCCTTACCCTGCGCGTAGAGGGCACGGGGCCCTTGGGGGGCCTGGTGGCCGAGGCGGACGCCTTTGGGAACGTTCGCGGGTACGTGAAAAACCCCCAGGCGGAGGTTCCCCTGCGGGAGGACGGGAAGCTCAACGTGGGGGAGCTCGTGGGAGCGGGCTTCTTGCGGGTGGACCGGAGCCTGGCGGGTGGGGAGATCTACACCAGCACCGTGCCCCTGGTCTCGGGGGAGATCGCCGAGGACCTGGCCCACTACCTCTGGCAGTCGGAGCAGATCCCTTCGGCCCTTCTCCTGGGGGTGCGGGTCAGGGGGGAAGGGGAGGTGGAGATGGCGGGGGGCGTGGCCGTGCAGGTTGTGCCTGGGGCCCCCGAGGCGGTGGTGGGCCGCCTCGAGGCCAACCTAGCGGGCCTCCCGGGTCTCACCCCCTTGCTCAGGGAGAAGGGCCTCGAGGGAGCCCTGGCGGCCATCTTCCAGGGGCTCGGCTACGCGCCCACGGACCTCAGGGCCCTAGGCTACCCCCTGAACGGGATCCCCGCCCAGTTCCGTTGCCGCTGCAGCCGGGAAAAGGCCCTGGAGGCCTTGGTCTTTTTCACCCCCGAGGAGCGGGAGGAGATGATCGTCAAGGACGGGGGGGCGGAGGTGGTCTGCCACTGGTGCGGGGAGGTCTACCGCTTTCGCCCGGAGGAGATCCGCACCCTGGTGGCCGAGGTCCGCTGCCCCGACTGCGGGGCCCTTTGGCTTTACCCCCGCTCCGACGGCACCCTCTTCCGCGTAGAGGGAGAGGTCTGCCGCTGCGGGCGGAGGGTGGAGGTCCCCCCGGAGGGGCGGGTCGAGGCCTAG
- the cysS gene encoding cysteine--tRNA ligase — translation MGLVLYDTMQRKKVPFLPTTPGHVGIYVCGPTVYADPHLGHARGPIVYDVLRRYFLHQGYKVRFVSNITDVGHLTDDADQGEDKVAKRAKLEQLEPMEVAEKYTWSYFDAMEALNVLRPSITPRASGHIPEMWELTERLLERGVAYVREGSVYFRVRAFPEYGKLSGKRPEELRAGARVEVREEKEDPLDFALWKRAEPGHLMRWKSPWGEGYPGWHIECTAMSLKYLGEGFDLHAGGIDLQFPHHECEIAQAEAAGYRFARYWMHHNHVLLEGEKMAKSTGNLVLLHDLLRAHEPMALRFYLLQTHYRSPMDFTFEGLEAAKRGYLRLLNAYREVRARQGAASPGTTPELERALDALEKGVLEALEDDLSTPEALAQFFTFLPELHRLLPEARRESLERAEGVFHTLGEGLLGLFPERVLEEKLSGPLLEGLIGLFLELREEARRAKDYAKSDRIRERLKALGVVVEDTKEGPRWRIEALR, via the coding sequence ATGGGCCTCGTCCTCTACGACACGATGCAGAGGAAGAAGGTCCCCTTCCTCCCCACCACCCCGGGGCACGTGGGCATCTACGTCTGCGGCCCCACCGTCTACGCCGACCCCCACCTGGGCCACGCCCGGGGCCCCATCGTCTACGACGTCCTAAGGCGCTACTTCCTCCACCAGGGCTACAAGGTGCGCTTCGTCTCCAACATCACCGACGTGGGCCACCTCACGGACGACGCCGACCAGGGGGAGGACAAGGTCGCCAAGCGGGCCAAGCTGGAGCAGCTGGAGCCCATGGAGGTGGCGGAGAAGTACACCTGGAGCTACTTTGACGCCATGGAGGCCCTGAACGTCCTCAGGCCCTCCATCACCCCCAGGGCCAGCGGCCACATCCCCGAGATGTGGGAACTCACGGAGAGGCTTCTGGAGAGGGGGGTGGCCTACGTGCGGGAGGGGAGCGTCTACTTCCGGGTACGGGCCTTCCCCGAGTACGGGAAGCTCTCCGGGAAGAGGCCCGAGGAGCTTCGGGCTGGGGCCCGGGTGGAGGTGCGGGAGGAGAAGGAGGACCCCCTGGACTTCGCCCTCTGGAAGCGGGCCGAGCCCGGCCACCTCATGCGCTGGAAAAGCCCCTGGGGGGAGGGGTATCCCGGCTGGCACATCGAGTGCACCGCCATGAGCCTCAAGTACCTGGGGGAGGGGTTTGACCTCCACGCGGGAGGAATCGACCTCCAGTTCCCCCACCACGAGTGCGAGATCGCCCAGGCGGAGGCGGCGGGGTACCGCTTCGCCCGGTACTGGATGCACCACAACCACGTCCTCCTCGAGGGGGAGAAGATGGCCAAGAGCACGGGGAACCTGGTCCTTCTCCACGACCTCCTCCGGGCCCACGAGCCCATGGCCCTGCGCTTTTACCTCCTGCAGACCCACTACCGAAGCCCCATGGACTTCACCTTTGAGGGCCTAGAGGCCGCCAAAAGGGGGTACCTACGCCTCCTCAACGCCTACCGGGAGGTGCGGGCCAGGCAGGGGGCGGCCTCCCCCGGCACCACCCCGGAGCTGGAAAGGGCCCTGGACGCCCTGGAGAAAGGGGTCCTGGAGGCCCTGGAGGACGACCTCTCTACCCCTGAGGCCCTGGCCCAGTTCTTCACCTTCCTCCCCGAGCTCCACCGCCTCCTCCCCGAGGCCAGGCGGGAGAGCCTGGAGCGGGCAGAAGGGGTCTTCCACACCCTGGGCGAGGGGCTTCTTGGCCTATTCCCGGAAAGGGTCCTGGAGGAAAAGCTCTCCGGCCCCCTCCTGGAGGGCCTCATAGGCCTCTTCCTGGAGCTCAGGGAGGAGGCGAGGCGGGCCAAGGACTATGCCAAAAGCGACCGCATCCGGGAGAGGCTGAAGGCCCTGGGGGTCGTCGTGGAGGACACCAAAGAAGGCCCTAGGTGGCGCATAGAGGCGCTGCGATAG
- a CDS encoding acyl-CoA dehydrogenase family protein, which yields MTEEKKLWQKGGGWILESPEGVYTPEDFDESVKEIARTTRTFVEREVLPLLERLEHGELSLNVPLMRKAGELGLLAIEIPEAYGGLDLPKVVSTVVGEELSGTGGFSVTYGAHTSIGTLPLVYFGTEEQKRKYLPKLATGEWIAAYCLTEPGSGSDALSAKTRATLSEDGRYYILNGVKQWISNAGFAQLFTVFAKVDGEHFTAFLVERDTPGLSFGPEEKKMGIKASSTRQVILEDAKVPVENVLGEIGKGHKIAFNVLNVGRYKLGAGAVGGAKRALELSAQYAAQRVQFGRPIARFGLIQEKLGEMASRIYAAESAVYRTVGLIDEALLGREGPEAVMAGIEEYAVEASIIKVLGSEVLDYVVDEGVQIHGGYGYSQDYPIERAYRDARINRIFEGTNEINRLLIPGMLLRRALKGQLPLFQAAMKLQKELLEPSFEEPEDLELHQIAGLKKLFLTVAGLAAQKYGQGVEEEQEVLAAAADILIDAYAAESALLRARRLGELAQAMARIYLVQALDRAQVRALSVLPRLVEGDEARVVYSAARRLTKREPVDLVALRRRVAEAVLEAQGYPIPR from the coding sequence ATGACCGAGGAGAAGAAGCTTTGGCAAAAGGGCGGCGGCTGGATTCTGGAGAGCCCGGAGGGCGTTTACACCCCGGAGGACTTTGACGAGAGCGTCAAGGAGATCGCCCGCACCACGCGCACCTTCGTGGAAAGGGAGGTCCTTCCCCTCCTGGAGCGCCTGGAGCACGGGGAGCTTTCCCTCAACGTGCCCCTCATGAGGAAGGCGGGGGAGCTCGGGCTTCTCGCCATAGAGATCCCCGAGGCCTACGGGGGCCTGGACCTGCCCAAGGTGGTCTCCACCGTGGTGGGGGAGGAGCTTTCCGGCACCGGGGGCTTTTCCGTCACCTACGGGGCCCACACCTCCATCGGCACCTTGCCTCTGGTCTACTTCGGCACCGAGGAGCAGAAGCGGAAGTACCTCCCCAAGCTGGCCACTGGGGAGTGGATCGCCGCCTACTGCCTCACGGAGCCGGGCTCGGGCTCGGACGCCCTCTCCGCCAAGACCCGGGCCACCCTCTCCGAGGACGGGAGGTACTACATCCTGAACGGGGTCAAGCAGTGGATCTCCAACGCCGGCTTCGCCCAGCTCTTCACCGTCTTCGCCAAGGTGGACGGGGAGCACTTCACCGCCTTCTTGGTGGAGCGGGACACCCCGGGCCTCTCCTTTGGCCCCGAGGAGAAGAAGATGGGCATCAAGGCCTCCAGCACCCGCCAGGTGATCCTGGAGGACGCCAAGGTGCCGGTGGAGAACGTCCTGGGCGAGATCGGCAAGGGGCACAAGATCGCCTTCAACGTCCTCAACGTGGGCCGCTACAAGCTGGGGGCGGGGGCCGTGGGCGGGGCCAAGCGGGCCTTGGAGCTTTCCGCCCAGTACGCGGCCCAGCGGGTGCAGTTTGGCCGCCCCATCGCCCGCTTCGGCCTCATCCAGGAGAAGCTGGGGGAGATGGCGAGCCGCATCTACGCCGCCGAGAGCGCCGTCTACCGCACCGTGGGCCTCATCGACGAGGCCCTTTTGGGCAGGGAAGGCCCTGAGGCGGTGATGGCGGGGATTGAGGAGTACGCCGTGGAGGCCAGCATCATCAAGGTCCTGGGCTCCGAGGTCCTGGACTACGTGGTGGACGAGGGGGTGCAGATCCACGGGGGCTACGGCTACTCCCAAGACTACCCCATTGAGAGGGCCTACCGGGACGCCCGCATCAACCGCATCTTTGAGGGCACCAACGAGATCAACCGCCTCCTCATCCCCGGGATGCTCCTCCGCCGGGCCCTGAAAGGGCAACTTCCCCTCTTCCAGGCGGCCATGAAGCTCCAGAAGGAGCTCCTGGAGCCCAGCTTTGAGGAGCCCGAGGACCTGGAGCTCCACCAGATCGCTGGGCTCAAGAAGCTCTTCCTCACGGTGGCGGGCCTGGCGGCCCAGAAGTACGGCCAAGGGGTGGAGGAGGAGCAGGAGGTGCTCGCTGCTGCCGCCGACATCCTGATCGACGCCTACGCCGCCGAAAGCGCCCTCCTAAGGGCCAGGCGGCTTGGGGAGTTGGCCCAGGCCATGGCCCGGATTTACCTGGTCCAAGCGCTGGACCGCGCCCAGGTGCGGGCCCTTTCCGTCCTGCCCAGGCTGGTGGAGGGGGACGAGGCCCGGGTGGTCTACTCCGCCGCCCGCAGGCTCACCAAGCGGGAGCCCGTGGACCTGGTGGCCCTGAGGCGGAGGGTGGCCGAGGCGGTCCTCGAGGCCCAGGGCTACCCCATCCCCCGCTAA
- a CDS encoding thiolase family protein encodes MREAVIVSAVRSPVARGKKDGALATLHPVDLSAQVMRGAVERVGLDPRELEDVLWGCAMPEAAQGLNIARLALLRAGFPVEVAGATVNRFCSSGLQTVAMAAQAVMTGMADAVLAGGVEMMSQVPMSGFHTRLHPDLTPTEWSPEGYSTYIGMGFTAERVAERFGISREDQDRWALRSHQRAAQAWAEGRFSEVVPIRVPKVTYQGTKKRVEEVLFARDETVRPDTSLEALSKLRPAFKKGGTVTAGNASPYSDGAAALVVMSREKAEALGLKPLARLLSFAVAGVEPDVMGIGPVKAVPKALERAGLRLDQIGLIEFNEAFAAQVLAVMRALEMPEEKTNVNGGAIALGHPLGATGAKLTAQLIAELSRRGGGYGLVTMCIGGGMGAAGVFEVYPA; translated from the coding sequence ATGCGGGAAGCGGTCATCGTGAGCGCGGTCAGGAGCCCCGTGGCCCGGGGCAAGAAGGATGGGGCCTTGGCCACCCTGCACCCGGTGGACCTCTCCGCCCAGGTGATGCGGGGGGCGGTGGAGCGGGTGGGCCTGGACCCTAGGGAGCTTGAGGACGTCCTCTGGGGGTGCGCCATGCCCGAGGCGGCCCAGGGGCTGAACATCGCCCGTCTGGCCCTCCTGCGGGCGGGCTTTCCCGTGGAGGTGGCGGGGGCCACGGTCAACCGCTTCTGCTCCTCGGGCCTCCAGACCGTGGCCATGGCGGCCCAGGCTGTGATGACGGGGATGGCGGACGCGGTACTGGCGGGCGGGGTGGAGATGATGAGCCAGGTGCCCATGTCGGGCTTCCACACCCGCCTCCACCCCGACCTCACCCCCACGGAGTGGAGCCCGGAGGGGTACTCCACCTACATCGGCATGGGCTTCACCGCCGAGCGGGTGGCGGAGCGCTTTGGCATCAGCCGCGAGGACCAGGACCGCTGGGCCCTAAGGAGCCACCAAAGGGCGGCCCAGGCCTGGGCCGAGGGGCGTTTTAGCGAGGTGGTCCCCATCCGGGTGCCCAAGGTCACCTACCAGGGCACCAAGAAGCGGGTGGAGGAGGTCCTCTTTGCGCGGGACGAGACCGTGCGGCCCGACACCAGCCTCGAGGCCCTCTCCAAGCTCCGCCCTGCCTTCAAGAAGGGGGGCACGGTGACCGCGGGGAACGCAAGCCCCTACTCCGACGGGGCGGCGGCCCTCGTCGTCATGAGCCGGGAGAAGGCCGAGGCTTTAGGCCTAAAGCCCCTGGCCCGCCTCCTGAGCTTCGCCGTGGCCGGGGTGGAGCCGGACGTGATGGGCATCGGCCCGGTGAAGGCGGTGCCCAAGGCCCTGGAGCGGGCCGGGCTCAGGCTGGACCAGATCGGGCTCATCGAGTTCAACGAGGCCTTCGCTGCCCAGGTCCTGGCGGTGATGCGGGCTTTGGAAATGCCCGAGGAGAAGACCAACGTGAACGGCGGGGCCATCGCCCTGGGCCACCCCCTGGGGGCCACCGGGGCCAAGCTCACCGCCCAGCTCATCGCTGAGCTTTCCCGTCGGGGTGGGGGGTATGGCCTCGTCACCATGTGCATCGGCGGCGGCATGGGGGCCGCCGGGGTCTTTGAGGTGTATCCGGCGTAA